In Macrobrachium rosenbergii isolate ZJJX-2024 chromosome 48, ASM4041242v1, whole genome shotgun sequence, one DNA window encodes the following:
- the LOC136831246 gene encoding 1-phosphatidylinositol 4,5-bisphosphate phosphodiesterase epsilon-1-like isoform X3: MARLIKEQKRKLFHTPLYDSEVALKKLYIQTVRRLPAYSCNLHHVKELLRGKTKKKASRLLGIGTNNIVLLDTKTKILTKAQRTHDLIQWRTGGGRSHDRLVLEFRGTKWTFIVGSSASRTDLGRALWNTLQNDDAFSFTPAHQGHMTPPRGGELVPCGMGMGMLYSDELEQLQKLLHFPEEVALRLTEVEYELFYRVPPIAYIRHVTSDLRPRDHNEHLSPTATVGSLTKRFNEVSSWITHVIVSQPTHEDRKAVLSCILRVALACWNMANFNGAMEILTGLTSDKLKPFWLSLENEQLPVLDFLSGVLMGESRAEYEAALDRALLLPECQVVPFFGSFLRDLMNILQSTPSLVVLAEDGQEVEFISDYCGEDSFFTRIGPGGLINMAKIYDARMVVDRITTFHQHYVARCHYIAQTMLKGSLSLVNVGSQDDEIGGGELEDYHPVQPLSNDHGVTLIPLPRSTVGLNLHTLQILHHGTTVVHWDPESGRSCLVYVRLERSNGTLTWCRPPWSALRAGHSSSQPDYILGANPEELVSPGLILKYSVSPELSGGSPEEGFVEISCLKEVELGFRETNYIAAVARRYLLENPVSLESCVSLVYGANLADNRLMVLVAPPSVAKLWCQGLQVLVRAQRRLASISDKRLYWLKEQYLKLYFEDEACSGPKPAEAIKIFGGRNWTTSTAGSMSPQDPIAAKRGSGSTRLKKLKSQATINVTKDGTRVEETRIVPSPALSTTSRRTIVPPAQPSPPRSRSYETTAEHLIGPVQHVPHIHSPAITRASYDPATGLPSPPQQTVSYSRSSGAGEFMTLAPRGFRGEPITQAAELDFTDFVVLYKSFSLRARKDLRELFKTLAVTRKSLSDSSLEDPTSPTSPPSPAHRQAFSKRTLGLLTRNTSLDLLVFRNNCQKKKIFDAIAAASIVTNCAGVESSKSQVITMIELRRFLEEQQGEERTDEELKLLLDRHEPDPTLRAQELMSFEGFARFMMDEDNYAFLDERLTPDDDDMTMPLSNYYIASSHNTYLTGHQLKGESSVELYSQVLLTGCRCVELDCWDGDDETPMIYHGHTFTTKIPFKSVVETINRSAFITSPYPIILSIENHCSVPQQTRMAQIFMQVFGEKLVTKFLFESDFSEDVHLPSPSQLKHRILIKNKKLVAEVAPGLSVRGLSNKPSGRTNSLVSNASTGSLNDPETDDDDDDDDYEDEEHNPFDIAHHDSLFDDEKCLVTKSVSMGTRTESLSSAEGSRLRPKSQSDDHLQDDETRPKKKQSSQIAKELSDLVNYCQAVKFTGFNPTSPRESVKAKKIGGRKSTVQPPIITNTPILVHTQMASDPSRLEPILQPPILKRPMGVHPCYQCSSLNENTAKRLCRRQPLEALQHTEGQLMRTYPAAMRIDSSNFNPLYFWAFGIQMAALNYQTDDIYLHLNYAMFEQNGRCGYVPKPRVMWDDKHMMYRRFNPFDKEFDGLHVLNLKVIIISGQYVCQNNFQGNPQVEVEILGIPVDCIKFKTKPSHRNSFNPIWNETFNIRVMFKDLAFLRLTVTDTATGHMTAQRILPLRCLRRGYRHIRLRNQQNQPLPVSTLFIYTLMEEEEYEIQQLAANLEPSVDSIKVKELDIEHEVTPTVPLKRRKFFVKIHGVVPDEPYTVISATQECTTRDVINKAVMKIGKGARLEDYILIEEVAKGWQKKEDKPTTQRILDINERPLEAQAQWQGEGKFVLKKTADDPSTRAWLTTIMSTASKEKKKKSNEGEVNEEAKGWEEEDTFLVCVYNVSAQIPYTILKAPTSSTAQDILAQALVKARRMEDPARFVLVEELEYGQLTDLTGTTRRKCPRVERRALPDTENIYKVQAAWKTLGKLVLRERGAPLDGTGTFSRASAAASAISSTLSTAISRVSRSRHYERRPVKETYSDPSALAAAHENFPDRRFKSLHDTWRAGGSSGAHSEGEVLSDEEHPASDLRAAVHKLKKVSLKKLQKVWR; this comes from the exons TGGCGGACAGGAGGCGGCCGCTCGCATGACCGTCTTGTACTAGAGTTTCGAGGGACCAAATGGACATTTATTGTGGGTTCAAGTGCCAGCCGTACGGACCTTGGTCGTGCCCTTTGGAACACTCTGCAGAATGATGATGCCTTCTCTTTCACGCCTGCTCATCAGGGTCACATGACCCCGCCCCGAGGAG GGGAACTTGTTCCTTGTGGCATGGGCATGGGTATGCTGTATTCAGATGAGTTAGAGCAACTGCAGAAGCTTCTTCACTTTCCAGAAGAAGTTGCTCTCAGGTTAACAGAAGTGGAGTACGAGCTGTTTTACCGAGTGCCCCCAATCGCCTACATCAGACATGTTACCAGCGACCTGAGACCGCGTGACCACAACGAGCACCTGTCACCCACTGCGACAGTTGGAAGTTTAACCAAGAGATTCAATGAG GTGTCATCATGGATAACACACGTGATTGTTTCTCAGCCGACCCACGAAGACAGAAAAGCCGTGTTGTCCTGTATTCTGCGGGTTGCGTTGGCTTGTTGGAATATGGCTAATTTCAATGGAGCCATGGAGATCCTTACGGGTCTGAC GTCTGACAAGCTAAAACCTTTTTGGTTGAGCCTTGAAAATGAGCAGCTGCCAGTTCTGGATTTTCTCTCTGGGGTCTTAATGGGAGAAAGCAGAGCTGAATATGAAGCGGCCCTTGACAGGGCGCTTTTACTTCCGGAATGCCAGGTGGTACCTTTCTTTGGCTCTTTCTTAAGAGACCTAATGAACATCCTGCAGTCGACTCCTTCTCTAGTTGTGCTGGCGGAAGATGGTCAGGAAGTAGAG TTTATATCTGACTACTGTGGAGAGGATAGCTTCTTTACTCGCATAGGCCCGGGAGGTCTGATAAATATGGCTAAGATTTATGATGCCCGAATGGTTGTCGATAGAATCACAACATTTCATCAGCATTATGTGGCAAGATGCCATTACATAGCACAGACTATGTTGAAAGGTTCTCTCAG tTTGGTCAATGTTGGAAGCCAAGATGATGAAATTGGTGGTGGCGAATTAGAAGACTATCATCCAGTGCAACCGCTGAGCAATGACCATGGTGTGACCCTCATTCCACTTCCAAGATCTACTGTTGGGTTGAATTTACACACGTTGCAG ATCCTTCATCATGGGACTACGGTTGTCCACTGGGACCCAGAGAGTGGTAGAAGCTGTCTAGTTTATGTAAGGCTAGAAAGGAGCAATGGGACTCTAACTTGGTGTCGACCTCCATGGTCAGCCCTTCGTGCTGGTCACTCTTCCTCACAGCCAGATTATATTTTAGGTGCAAATCCTGAAGAACTTGTATCTCCAGGTCTAATACTTAAG TACTCGGTTTCTCCAGAGTTGAGTGGAGGTTCTCCAGAAGAAGGGTTTGTGGAGATCTCATGTCTTAAAGAAGTTGAACTAGGGTTCAGAGAGACAAATTACATTGCAGCTGTTGCAAGAAG GTACTTACTTGAAAATCCAGTAAGTTTGGAAAGCTGTGTCTCTCTAGTATATGGTGCCAACCTTGCTGACAATCGCCTCATGGTATTAGTAGCCCCTCCCTCTGTAGCTAAACTTTGGTGTCAAGGATTACAG GTTTTAGTTCGTGCTCAGAGGCGATTAGCAAGCATAAGTGATAAACGTCTTTATTGGTTGAAGGAACAGTACCTGAAGCTTTATTTTGAAGATGAAGCTTGCAGTGGTCCAAAGCCAGCTGAAGCTATAAAG ATTTTTGGAGGAAGAAATTGGACCACTTCTACTGCTGGCAGTATGTCACCACAAGACCCAATAGCAGCCAAAAGAGGTTCTGGATCTACCAGGCTAAAGAAACTGAAATCCCAGGCCACAATCAATGTTACAAAG GATGGTACCAGAGTTGAGGAGACAAGAATTGTTCCCTCACCAGCACTTTCTACTACTAGTCGCCGCACTATTGTTCCTCCTGCCCAGCCTTCTCCTCCACGCTCCAGATCTTATGAAACCACTGCTGAGCATCTTATTGGTCCAGTGCAACATGTACCCCATATCCATTCACCAGCAATTACTAGGGCATCATATGATCCTGCAACTGGTTTGCCTTCACCTCCCCAGCAGACTGTTAGTTACAG TCGGTCAAGTGGAGCTGGAGAATTTATGACTTTAGCTCCTCGTGGATTTCGTGGTGAACCAATTACACAGGCTGCTGAACTGGACTTCACGGATTTTGTGGTTTTGTACAAGTCATTCAGTCTTCGAGCAAGGAAAGATCTTCGCGAGCTATTCAAAACTTTAGCTGTGACCCGTAAGAGTCTTTCTGACAGTTCACTAGAAGACCCAACCAGCCCTACCTCACCCCCAAGTCCAGCTCACCGACAGGCGTTTTCAAAACGTACTCTCGGTCTACTCACCAGAAATACCTCGCTAGATCTTCTAGTCTTCCGTAATAATTGCCAAAAGAAAAAGATCTTTGATGCTATTGCAGCAGCAAGTATAGTTACAAACTGTGCTGGTGTTGAGAGTTCTAAGAGCCAG gtgatAACAATGATAGAACTACGCAGATTCCTCGAAGAGCAACAAGGAGAGGAACGTACTGATGAGGAATTAAAACTCCTGCTTGATCGGCATGAACCAGATCCAACTTTAAG GGCTCAAGAGTTGATGTCCTTTGAAGGTTTTGCAAGGTTTATGATGGATGAAGACAACTATGCATTCCTAGATGAGCGATTAACACCTGATGATGATGACATGACAATGCCCCTCTCCAATTATTATATCGCCTCCTCCCATAACACTTACCTGACAGGGCACCAGTTGAAGGGTGAATCATCTGTTGAACTCTACAGTCAG GTCCTCTTGACTGGTTGTCGCTGTGTAGAACTTGATTGCTGGGATGGTGATGACGAGACACCTATGATCTACCATGGACACACCTTTACAACAAAAATTCCATTCAA GAGTGTTGTGGAGACAATAAATCGCAGTGCTTTTATTACCTCTCCATACCCCATCATACTGTCTATTGAAAATCATTGTTCTGTACCTCAGCAGACCCGGATGGCACAAATATTCATGCAAGTGTTTGGTGAAAAATTGGtcacaaaatttctttttgaatctGATTTTTCTGAGGACGTTCATCTTCCAAGTCCATCACAGCTCAAGCACCGTATCTTAATTAAA AACAAGAAGTTGGTTGCCGAAGTTGCGCCTGGATTAAGCGTGAGAGGACTTTCAAATAAACCAAGTGGCCGAACAAATTCTCTTGTCAGCAATGCATCAACTGGATCCCTTAATGATCCTGAGacagatgatgacgatgacgacgaTGATTATGAGGATGAAG AACACAACCCATTTGATATTGCACATCATGACAGTTTATTTGATGATGAGAAGTGCCTCGTCACAAAGAGCGTCTCCATGGGTACACGCACTGAATCTCTCTCAAGTGCAGAAGGAAGCCGTCTAAGACCAAAATCTCAAAGTGATGATCACTTACAGGATGATGAAACAAGACCTAAGAAAAAGCAGAGTAGTCAAATTGCTAAGGAACTGTCAGATCTTGTAAATTATTGTCAGGCTGTGAAGTTCACTGGTTTCAACCCAACTAGTCCAAGAGAAAGTGTAAAAGCAAAGAAGATTGGAGGTCGCAAAAGTACAGTTCAACCACCCATCATAACTAATACACCTATATTAGTCCACACACAGATGGCTTCTGATCCAAGTAGACTTGAGCCAATTTTACAACCCCCCATTCTTAAACGACCCATGGGTGTTCATCCATGTTATCAGTGCTCATCTCTCAATGAAAATACAGCCAAACGCTTGTGTCGTCGGCAGCCTCTTGAAGCTCTGCAACATACTGAAGGTCAGTTGATGCGTACCTATCCTGCAGCTATGCGCATTGACTCGTCTAATTTTAATCCACTTTATTTTTGGGCATTTGGTATCCAAATGGCAGCATTAAATTATCAAACTGATGATATATACCTCCATCTTAATTATGCTATGTTCGAGCAAAATGGTAGATGTGGGTATGTACCAAAACCAAGGGTTATGTGGGATGATAAACATATGATGTATAGACGATTCAATCCCTTTGATAAGGAGTTTGATGGCCTTCATGTACTAAACCTGAAAGTGATCATAATATCAGGGCAGTATGTGTGTCAAAACAACTTCCAAGGAAACCCTCAAGTTGAAGTGGAGATCTTAGGTATTCCTGTGGATTGCATAAAGTTCAAAACAAAACCTAGTCATAGAAATTCTTTTAATCCTATTTGGAATGAAACTTTCAATATTAGAGTTATGTTTAAAGACTTAGCATTTTTGAGGTTAACAGTAACAGATACAGCAACAGGGCATATGACTGCACAAAGAATTTTGCCTCTACGTTGTTTAAGGAGAGGTTATCGTCATATTCGTTTACGAAACCAACAAAATCAACCTCTCCCTGTATccactttatttatatacacattaatggaggaggaggaatatgaaATACAGCAGCTGGCAGCAAACCTTGAACCATCTGTAGATTCAATCAAGGTGAAAGAATTAGATATTGAACATGAAGTAACTCCAACAGTACCacttaaaagaaggaaattcTTTGTTAAAATCCATGGAGTAGTACCAGATGAGCCTTATACTGTTATTAGTGCTACACAGGAGTGTACAACTAGGGATGTTATTAATAAAGCTGTAATGAAAATTGGTAAAGGAGCTCGCTTAGAAGATTACATCCTTATTGAAGAGGTAGCCAAGGGATGgcagaagaaagaagacaaaCCTACCACCCAACGTATCCTTGATATTAATGAAAGACCTTTGGAAGCTCAAGCGCAGTGGCAGGGCGAAGGAAAATTTGTATTGAAGAAAACTGCAGATGATCCTAGCACAAGAGCATGGCTCACTACCATCATGAGCACtgcttcaaaagaaaagaaaaagaagagcaaTGAAGGGGAAGTAAATGAAGAAGCCAAGGGATGGGAGGAAGAAGATACATTTCTGGTTTGTGTATATAATGTCTCTGCCCAAATCCCATACACAATTTTGAAAGCTCCCACCTCAAGTACTGCACAAGACATTCTAGCTCAAGCATTGGTTAAAGCTCGCCGAATGGAAGATCCAGCAAGATTTGTGCTGGTAGAGGAACTGGAATATGGCCAGTTAACTGATTTAACCGGAACTACAAGACGCAAGTGTCCCCGTGTAGAAAGACGTGCATTACCagacacagaaaatatatacaaggtgCAGGCAGCCTGGAAAACCTTAGGAAAATTGGTGCTGAGGGAGCGTGGAGCTCCTTTGGATGGCACAGGTACTTTTAGCAGGGCTTCAGCTGCTGCTTCAGCCATTAGTTCAACCTTGTCAACTGCCATTAGTCGTGTTAGCCGATCAAGACATTATGAACGCCGCCCAGTTAAAGAAACATATAGTGATCCAAGTGCTCTGGCTGCTGCTCATGAGAATTTTCCAGACCGTAGATTTAAAAGTCTCCATGACACTTGGAGAGCTGGCGGATCTAGTGGTGCTCACTCTGAGGGAGAAGTACTCTCAGATGAAGAGCATCCTGCCTCCGATCTGAGAGCTGCTGTGCACAAGCTCAAGAAAGTTTCTCTTAAAAAACTCCAGAAAGTATGGAGATAA